In Kitasatospora sp. NBC_00240, the following are encoded in one genomic region:
- a CDS encoding UTRA domain-containing protein yields the protein MSSSDDKWSSDSAAYLRPRSGADAWSAEAELRGGVGSQRLLLVETTPAPTLVADELDLRPGHTVVHRQRLIELDGHPVEIASSWYPGAIAAGTALAANKKIRGGAVTLLTGLGHRIASVVEDVESRLPTDHEASALRLSAHEPVLVLTRLARDQGERPIEFSVMVTPGSERRLRYEMKVN from the coding sequence GTGAGCAGCAGCGATGACAAGTGGTCCAGCGACTCGGCCGCCTACCTGCGCCCACGAAGCGGTGCGGACGCCTGGAGCGCCGAAGCCGAACTCCGCGGCGGGGTGGGATCGCAGCGCCTGCTCCTCGTGGAGACGACCCCAGCACCGACCCTCGTTGCCGACGAGCTTGACCTCCGGCCAGGGCACACCGTCGTTCACCGGCAACGCCTCATCGAGCTCGACGGGCACCCGGTAGAGATCGCCAGTTCCTGGTACCCGGGGGCGATCGCGGCCGGAACGGCGCTTGCGGCCAACAAGAAGATCCGCGGGGGAGCGGTCACGCTCCTTACCGGCCTGGGCCACAGAATCGCCTCTGTCGTCGAAGACGTCGAAAGCCGGCTGCCCACAGACCACGAAGCGTCAGCGCTGCGCCTCTCGGCGCACGAACCCGTACTGGTCCTCACGCGCCTGGCAAGGGACCAAGGCGAACGACCGATCGAGTTCAGCGTGATGGTGACGCCAGGCAGCGAACGACGACTCCGCTACGAAATGAAGGTCAACTGA
- a CDS encoding helix-turn-helix domain-containing protein codes for MEDNKEAEIRMLTVKEVANRLGVSQSTVYRWVQDGELAAERDKKPSPVKRKRNYQGNIRIPEGLVDAMLAGEQEAA; via the coding sequence TTGGAAGACAACAAAGAAGCGGAGATACGCATGCTCACAGTCAAGGAGGTGGCCAACCGCCTCGGAGTCAGCCAGTCCACCGTCTACCGATGGGTCCAGGACGGAGAGCTCGCTGCCGAGCGAGACAAGAAGCCCAGCCCGGTCAAGCGGAAGCGCAACTACCAGGGCAACATCCGCATCCCCGAGGGACTGGTCGACGCAATGCTCGCCGGCGAGCAGGAAGCCGCCTGA